The stretch of DNA ACCAAAGAGGGCCAACATGACCAATCCGGTCTGGCGGGGCGTGGGAGGACTCACGCCGCCTGCCCGGTGCCCTGGCTGGGGTGAATACTGCCCAGCGCAGCTTTCAGGTGCTTGTACACTTCGCGCTGAAGGTCAAGGTCTTCGGGCAACTCGTAGCGCAGTTGCTCCATCGCCTGAACCAGATGCGCTCCACCGGGGCTGCGTTCGTGGTCAGGGCGTGCCCATTCGGGCAGTTCGGGCGGGGTCACAGGTTCGCGGCGGCTGTCGTTCCAGTCGGCCCAGACTTTGGGCAGGTCGTACAGGTAACGGCCAATCCCGAAATGCACGGCGCAGCGCTTCAGGGCGTCGCTACTGGCGGCCTTCAACGTGCCGAGGTCGCCTTCCGGGGCCTCTCCGATATCTTCACGAATGACGCCCAGCACGGTCAGGCGGCCCTTCACGGTGGGGCGGGCGGCTCCAGCGATCACTTCGATTTCAAACATCCAACCATCGGGGCAGATGGCGTCGAGGCGGTCTTGTACGGCGCGGGCGTCCACGTGGGCGAGCATCAGGGCGCGGCTGCGGTCTTTGGTAAAGGCCTGAGGTTTCCACGCCACCACATGAGCGGGAAACGGGGCTTGGAGTCGTTTCTGAACATCGCTCAGCTTCATGCATTTAGTCTATAACAGAATACGATTACGGTCAAGACAGAATAGGCTTACCAGAGTTCCAATTCTGCACATCCAGCCTTCACGTTCGCAAGGCCGCTAAAGCAGCAGGTCAGAGGCGAGATTCAGGCGCACCCACACGCCGAATCCCGCCCCCAATTGCTTAAAGATTACTTGGTTTCGACCAGCGTGTAATTGCCGCTGCCGCCGTAGGCATACACTTCCCAGCGGTAGGTGCCGCTGCCCGCCGCATAGGTGATAGCTTCCGTGCTGCTGCTGCCCTCGCTGCTGGCCACATCGGCCCACGCGCTGCCGTTAAATTTTTGCAGATACAGGTCGAAATCGGTGCCGCTGGCTGCGCTCAGGTTGCCCTTGAGGGTACCGCCCGCGTAGCTGAAGCCGCCTGTGCCAGGTTTGTAGCTGCTGGTGCGGCTGCTGACGCTGCCCGTGTAGGTGGTGGTCGTACCGGTGGGCGGAGGCGTGGTGCCGCCTGTTCCCGTAAACAGCAGGCGGTTGGGGCTGCCCGTGCCCGCACCCGTGACCTTGTTGGGCGTGCTGGCGCTGATCAGGCTGGAGGTGATGGCGCTGCTGGTGCCGCTGGGTGTGCCTTGCAGGAGCAGGGCCACCGCTCCGGCCACATGGGGGCTGGCCATGCTGGTGCCGCTGATGGTGTTGGTGGCGGTGGTGCTGCCGATCCAGGTGCTGGTAATGTCGCTGCCGGGCGCAAAAATATCGACGCAGGTGCCGAAGTTGCTGAACGAACTGCGGGCGTCGGTGCGGGTGGTGGAACCCACCGTGATGGCGCTGGCGGCGCGTGCAGGGCTGACGTTGCAGGCGTTCTGGTTCTCGTTTCCGGCAGCCACCACCATCACCAGATTCCGGCTAGAAGCCGAGTTCACAGCGTCGTCTACGGCCTGGCTCGCGCCCCCGCCGAGGCTCATGTTGGCTACGGCTGGGCCAGTCTTGTTGGCTACCGCCCAGTTGATGCCTGCAATGACGCCCGAATTGCTGCCGCTCCCGGCGCAGTCCAGCACCTTCACGGCCACGAGTTTCACGGCTTTGGCAACCCCCCAGGTCGCGCTGCCTACCGTTCCGGCCACGTGTGTGCCGTGCCCCTGACAATCCGAGTTGTTGCCGTCGCCTGTGGTGTTGGTTCCCCACACCGCCCGTCCGCCAAAGTTGGTATGCCCGGTGTTGATGCCCGTATCGATGATGTACGCCGTGACACCGCTACCTGTGGGGGTGTAGCTGTAGCTGCCGTTCAGGGGCAGGTCGCGCTGGTCTATGCGGTCAAGGCCCCACGTCGCGCCCGTCTGGGTGGCGTTGGCCCGCATCACGCCGTCTTGTTCTATGTATTTCACCCGTGGATCGGCCCGCAAGGTCTGGAGGTTCTGGGCGCTCAGCTTGCCCGCGAAGCCCTCGATGGCCTGCGTATACACCTGCTGCACCGTCACGCCCTGCGGATCGAGGGACAAAGACTGAATCAGGCTTCCGGCGTTCTGTGCGCTCAGACCCTGGGCACTCAGACCACTGACACTGCCCTCACTCATGACCACGATGTACTGGCCCGGAATGGCGTCTGGGTTGGAGGTTCCCAGCAATGGCGCTTCTGTACGGATGGCACGGTCAGGGCTGGCAGCCTGCGCTGCATCGGGTGCGGCAAGTGCAGTTTCGGTGGGCTGGGAGCCGCAGGAGGCAAGGAGCAATGTCAGGGCGAGGGTGCAGCTTGCAGCAATAGGGGTAAGACGTGCCATCACAAAACCTCCAAAAGGTAGATGGAATGCGTGTGGAACCGTTGAATTATGCCGACGTGGGAGGTCTAGCACGTTTAGAATCGGCCAATTGTTACAAACAACTAGGCAACTTATCAGATGTAACCCAACACGTTTCATATGAGACACAATTTGAGAAAATGGAAATCATCTACAAGGAAATAATAGATATATTGGCTCTGGAAAAATTAGATGAGCATCGGGCAAGAAAGGTTGTGATAGGGCTGTGATGTAGAAAATTCGAAAAATAAGATTGCGGTTCTAATTTTTATGGTGTGAACAATTTCCTGTATAGCTGGCGCAGTTGTAGGCTTTTGCACTACCCGAAGTTTCTTAGAGAGACGACTAGATAGTTTGATTTGTTGTAGCAACACATACAAATTAAATCGATACAGTTCAGGGATCATAGGGAATTTCTTTGCCAAAGCTCTACCAATTGACCCAGTTGAGTATAACTACCTATGTGGGGTATTTCACTCACATAGCTTCATAAAGACGTCAAGATTAGAGAGGCCAGTTATAATTGTTGCGCTTCGAATGGATGCTTCATGAACGGTCTACCACCTGCTTGATGTAGGTTAGCTTCACGCTTCTAACTTTGAAAAGTAAGTACATGCCAGTCATTTTCAGCATTAATCGCTCTAATGGTACGGTGTAAGGTTTTAGCTGACGCAAAGTTCATCAGACGCTCTATACTTTTGCAACCTGACCAGCCTGATCTCTGACTGTGTGAACTTTCTTACTAATGATGAAGTGGTGATCTAAAGTGGAATTCACCTCCACGGACAGCTATTGACGATCGCAAGGTGCAGAATCCATTGATAGAGTTAAGTCTCCCATTGCTCAGCTGAAAAATGAAACTGTGTTCAGCAGAAAGGCGGTCTAATATGAAAATATCCGATGTCATGACAGAAGAACGCTCCAAACGCACCCGCGCCCGTTCGCCGCAGGCCAAAGCTGCTATGCGCACCCGCCTTCTCGATGCCACCCTCGCCTCGTTGCACCATGCGGAGGGCTGGAGTGTTAACGCCGCCGCACGCGAAGCAGGGCTGAGCAAGGGCACCGTTTACCTCTACTTTGATAATGCTGCCGCGCTTTACATAGCCCTGCTTAAAGAAGTTATTGAAAACCGCGACAACACCCAGGAAGCCGCACTGGTATTGCGTCACGCCCACGTGTTGGCCGACGCCAGCGAGGACGAGCGCCAGGAAGCGGCCCGCCTCGTGCAAATTCTGGAATCGCGCCTGACCGGGCAGCCCGCCCCCGACGACGGCAACTGGCCCGCCTGCGCCGCCCTGATCGGCAGCACGATTTTTAAAGAAAGTGGCCTGCGCGAACTGATCTAATCTGAGGTTCTAGACCCAAACTGATTCAGCCAGATTGCCTTTACGGGCAGTTTGGCTGATTTCATGTGGAGCGGCCCAAGCTCAGGCTGTCCATGTTGCGGCCCGCACGCGCTTCCCGTTCCGCCGTAGCATAGAGGCATGAGCCACCCGGCCACCCCCAATTCCACTACTCCCACGTCTGGCCGCAGCAGCCACGTCAACCGCCGCACCAGCGAAACCGACATCACCGTGAACCTTGACTTGAACAGTGTGCTATATCAGCCGCCCGCCACCGGTCACGGGTTTTTTGACCATATGCTGGATGCTCTGGCCCGGCATTCCCGCATCGGCCTCAGCATTCAGGCAGCGGGCGACCTGCACATAGAGCCTCACCACCTGATCGAGGACACCGGAATTACGCTGGGGCAGGCGTTGGCGCAGGCACTCGGAGACCGCAGGGGCATCGAACGCTACGGCAGCGCCTTCGTGCCGATGGATGAAACGCTGGCCCATGTGGTGCTGGACTTGTCAGGCCGCGCCCACCTCGCCTTCGAACCCGAAACGCTGGACGTGTGGGGCACGGCGGGCGGCATGACCCACTACCATTTGCGTGAATTTTTGCGGGGATTTTGCAACCACGCCGGGGCCAACCTGCATGTGCGCGTGCTGGCAGGCCGCGAGGCGCACCACGTCATAGAGGCGATTATGAAGGCGTTTGCCCGTGCCCTGCGCGACGCGGTACAGGTCACGTCGGATGGGATGGCAAGTACGAAAGGATCGTTATGAATGACCAACCAGAAGTCCTTCTCCTCGACTACGGCGCGGGCAATGTCCGCAGCGCTGCCAAAGCTCTGGCGCGGGCCGGAATGAGCGTGAAGGTCAGCGCCGATCCCGCCGATGTGCCGGGAGCGCGGGCGTTGGTGGTGCCGGGTCAGGGCCACTTCCGGCAGGTGATGGACGCCTTCGAGAGCAGCGGATTCCACGCCCCCGTGATGGCCGCCGCGCACGCGGGCACACCCATTCTGGGCATCTGCGTGGGCATGCAAATGCTCCTCACCGATTCCGAGGAAGCGCCGGGGGTGGCGGGCCTGAACCTGATTCCCGGCACAGTCCGCAAATTTGAGGCCGTGTCAGAGCGCAAAGTGCCGCAGATGGGTTGGAACTCGATGCAGAGCGTGGGTGACAGCGCCCTGCTGCGCGGTTTGCCTGCTCCGGCGCACGCCTACTTTGTGCACAGCTATTACGTGCCCGCCACTGTAGCCGTAGATCACGGGGCACTGACCGACTACGGCGTCCCGTTTTGGGCGGCCTTCAGCGTGGACAACCTGCACGCCACGCAGTTTCACCCGGAAAAAAGCGGCGCGGTGGGATTGGCGATTCTGGAACGCTTCCGGCGCAATG from Deinococcus sp. QL22 encodes:
- the hisH gene encoding imidazole glycerol phosphate synthase subunit HisH, whose product is MNDQPEVLLLDYGAGNVRSAAKALARAGMSVKVSADPADVPGARALVVPGQGHFRQVMDAFESSGFHAPVMAAAHAGTPILGICVGMQMLLTDSEEAPGVAGLNLIPGTVRKFEAVSERKVPQMGWNSMQSVGDSALLRGLPAPAHAYFVHSYYVPATVAVDHGALTDYGVPFWAAFSVDNLHATQFHPEKSGAVGLAILERFRRNVLEGSGSVSSP
- the ddrA gene encoding single-stranded DNA-binding protein DdrA, with protein sequence MKLSDVQKRLQAPFPAHVVAWKPQAFTKDRSRALMLAHVDARAVQDRLDAICPDGWMFEIEVIAGAARPTVKGRLTVLGVIREDIGEAPEGDLGTLKAASSDALKRCAVHFGIGRYLYDLPKVWADWNDSRREPVTPPELPEWARPDHERSPGGAHLVQAMEQLRYELPEDLDLQREVYKHLKAALGSIHPSQGTGQAA
- a CDS encoding S8 family peptidase — translated: MARLTPIAASCTLALTLLLASCGSQPTETALAAPDAAQAASPDRAIRTEAPLLGTSNPDAIPGQYIVVMSEGSVSGLSAQGLSAQNAGSLIQSLSLDPQGVTVQQVYTQAIEGFAGKLSAQNLQTLRADPRVKYIEQDGVMRANATQTGATWGLDRIDQRDLPLNGSYSYTPTGSGVTAYIIDTGINTGHTNFGGRAVWGTNTTGDGNNSDCQGHGTHVAGTVGSATWGVAKAVKLVAVKVLDCAGSGSNSGVIAGINWAVANKTGPAVANMSLGGGASQAVDDAVNSASSRNLVMVVAAGNENQNACNVSPARAASAITVGSTTRTDARSSFSNFGTCVDIFAPGSDITSTWIGSTTATNTISGTSMASPHVAGAVALLLQGTPSGTSSAITSSLISASTPNKVTGAGTGSPNRLLFTGTGGTTPPPTGTTTTYTGSVSSRTSSYKPGTGGFSYAGGTLKGNLSAASGTDFDLYLQKFNGSAWADVASSEGSSSTEAITYAAGSGTYRWEVYAYGGSGNYTLVETK
- the hisB gene encoding imidazoleglycerol-phosphate dehydratase HisB → MSHPATPNSTTPTSGRSSHVNRRTSETDITVNLDLNSVLYQPPATGHGFFDHMLDALARHSRIGLSIQAAGDLHIEPHHLIEDTGITLGQALAQALGDRRGIERYGSAFVPMDETLAHVVLDLSGRAHLAFEPETLDVWGTAGGMTHYHLREFLRGFCNHAGANLHVRVLAGREAHHVIEAIMKAFARALRDAVQVTSDGMASTKGSL
- a CDS encoding TetR/AcrR family transcriptional regulator, which translates into the protein MKISDVMTEERSKRTRARSPQAKAAMRTRLLDATLASLHHAEGWSVNAAAREAGLSKGTVYLYFDNAAALYIALLKEVIENRDNTQEAALVLRHAHVLADASEDERQEAARLVQILESRLTGQPAPDDGNWPACAALIGSTIFKESGLRELI